In the Colletotrichum lupini chromosome 1, complete sequence genome, one interval contains:
- a CDS encoding ABC transporter, whose protein sequence is MSSFADLDGGGGLPSSGLPYYSYVAFQDVLAGPSHLHSPSYAKFQAENATTAKILTTAQLFNASRVMDITNIVRASVAVVLLFLVLLRPLLRRRPAWCSGFAQESSYGDTTHSSLKKAWTFWTVYLFAVTLAGLVQGVSSTLAQPRRVFDLLDLVPWIVAALITAMDRPTKTPKTLLFLYLTILSCGVVSTAFSYRLHRLVHTLILADPVISMAGIIGIVAMPMRDPSLGDSDIARAEPTDQLRSPEDNLSLWRFMTVSWMAPMISKGYEKQLHNEDVWQLPFDFQHERLHGLFHELRGSMTAKLFSANGLDLIIQSFLGIIECAAALSVPMLLQQLLRAIQSGSKNIEVSILYAIGILAVRLIACQAAVFQLWFSRRCYERSRGEMITTLYAKTLSRKHFGQPAAEKMLNGAQEDGNDESDDDDEDTEVATDDNESGSEPTSRFGKLFGWFRRGRSTNQKYRRVQDQRPSRQPATTGKILNLMRNDVYEVAQRFWEFPALVVKPLQFIFSFFLVWQLLGWSCMFGMLCVLLAQMLNTVFITQLLKKERVRRAATDARLQSTSQFVEGIRHLRWYDWQSKWLDAIMVTRRHELRTRVVTGLWSIAISTLNITSGTLFPVATFFAYTFIAGKTLSVDVAFPALSLFTLLETSFKELPGLITVVLNASIAMGRIEEFMSEPDKDGVFSDHLTNDIKFTKATFAWPGYEQPVLRNLDISFPQGLTVIFGKVGSGKTALLQAILGELDRQIGDVVIPTEPIGYCAQSPWLQHMSIRDNILFSAPFDSVRYTQTLDACALLPDLATFKHGDLSDMGENGIGLSGGQRARVALARAVYSRSRVLLLDDPLAALDHNTAESIVKKLLQGPLVEGRTVVLVTHRVDLCLHLAGQMVEVVDGTARVLNSEEASAEVAKFLLEDEDPAAHQDEHEHTLDETQQDAAIPSKFIEEEHRAHGGVMLSVYWTYIKAGKLKWWAVLVLVFALFRLGSLLNYWFLKAWGEAYKHEISTKGASAGIDFSKLFAGLPDPDTDLRPWLWVYLGIAVTQAVIYTLSEGLTLLMIITAARDLFKRVINKVGRATFRFYDVTPVGRLMNRLVSDIGMIDGGIMRPLREVAVQSITWFSSMVVIASVTPLFLLFSVGMTLWFVYIFMRFLPTSQSLRRLEMVSLSPLMSNFGILLDGLATIRAFKAQHHFQNMNIVVTDAFQKMDHFYWSLQAWLMYRFDALSAICTFALTLLALYKGLSPGLTAFVLTTASAFVEATHNLCKQYGTLQMDFVSVERVIELLDIPEEPCGELTPPTSWPHHSDDVIFDNVTLRYASHLDPSISEASFTIPGGSTCAVLGRTGSGKSTLALALLATIHPSEGAIRVGNYKLSDVDVHVWRQRVSFVAQDPVLFPGTLRDNLDPLHQYTDTECVVVLHRVLGAGWDLYSHVEGGGKNLSQGQRQLIGIGRAVLRRSPIVVLDEATASIDKETAARVQEVLRNELTTSTVITIAHRLEAVQDANYFIRLDKGKIVEHGPAQGIHQ, encoded by the coding sequence ATGAGTAGCTTTGCAGACctggacggcggcggcgggctgCCGTCTAGTGGTTTGCCGTACTATAGCTATGTCGCCTTCCAAGATGTCCTCGCCGGCCCGTCTCACCTTCACTCTCCATCATACGCAAAGTTCCAAGCAGAGAACGCGACGACGGCGAAGATCCTAACTACGGCACAACTTTTCAATGCTTCCAGAGTCATGGATATCACCAATATTGTCCGCGCCTCGGTCGCGGTAGTGCTGCTGTTCCTCGTTCTCCTGAGGCCGCTTCTTCGCAGGAGACCCGCGTGGTGCTCTGGCTTTGCCCAGGAGTCTTCGTACGGGGATACGACACATTCATCTCTGAAAAAGGCCTGGACGTTCTGGACAGTCTACCTCTTCGCGGTTACGCTGGCTGGGCTGGTTCAGGGCGTGTCTTCTACTCTCGCACAACCACGCCGCGTTTTTGACTTACTAGACTTGGTGCCCTGGATTGTTGCCGCTCTAATCACCGCCATGGACCGGCCTACCAAGACGCCCAAGACGCTGTTGTTTCTCTACCTGACGATCCTGTCTTGTGGCGTTGTCTCGACGGCATTCAGTTACAGACTCCACAGACTAGTCCATACGCTCATCCTAGCGGACCCGGTCATCAGCATGGCCGGCATTATTGGTATTGTAGCCATGCCGATGCGGGACCCATCGCTCGGCGACTCTGACATTGCGCGCGCCGAACCCACCGACCAGCTCCGCAGTCCCGAAGACAACCTCTCTCTGTGGAGATTCATGACCGTGTCGTGGATGGCGCCCATGATTTCAAAGGGCTATGAGAAGCAGCTGCATAACGAGGATGTGTGGCAACTGCCGTTTGATTTTCAGCATGAGCGCCTCCACGGGCTATTCCACGAGCTTCGTGGGTCTATGACTGCCAAGCTATTCTCGGCAAACGGTCTAGATTTGATCATTCAGTCGTTTCTTGGAATCATTGAATGCGCTGCTGCGCTCTCCGTCCCCATGTTGCTGCAGCAGCTCCTTAGGGCCATCCAAAGCGGGTCCAAGAACATTGAAGTGTCCATCCTGTACGCCATTGGCATTTTGGCCGTTCGTCTTATCGCCTGCCAGGCTGCCGTTTTTCAACTCTGGTTCTCGAGACGCTGCTATGAGCGGTCTCGCGGAGAGATGATTACCACACTTTACGCCAAGACCTTGTCGCGGAAACACTTTGGTCAGCCGGCTGCCGAGAAGATGTTGAATGGAGCCCAGGAAGACGGAAACGATGAgagcgacgacgatgatgaagaTACAGAAGTCGCTACCGATGACAATGAAAGCGGCAGCGAACCCACCAGCCGGTTCGGGAAGCTGTTCGGATGGTTCAGACGTGGACGATCGACAAATCAAAAGTACCGCCGGGTACAAGATCAGAGACCATCGAGGCAGCCAGCTACCACTGGAAAGATTCTCAATCTGATGAGAAATGACGTCTACGAGGTTGCCCAGCGCTTCTGGGAGTTCCCGGCACTGGTCGTGAAACCGCTCCAGTtcatcttctccttcttcctcGTCTGGCAGCTCCTTGGCTGGTCGTGCATGTTTGGCATGCTCTGCGTCTTGCTTGCCCAAATGCTTAACACCGTCTTCATCACCCAGCTTCTCAAGAAGGAGCGCGTGCGCAGGGCTGCCACTGATGCTCGGTTGCAGTCGACGTCCCAATTTGTCGAAGGAATAAGGCACTTGCGATGGTACGACTGGCAGTCAAAGTGGCTGGACGCTATCATGGTCACTCGACGACATGAACTGAGGACGAGAGTCGTGACTGGATTGTGGAGCATCGCGATTTCCACACTCAACATCACCTCTGGCACACTTTTCCCGGTTGCGACCTTCTTCGCCTATACGTTCATTGCCGGAAAGACTCTCTCCGTTGATGTGGCCTTTCCCGCTCTATCCCTCTTCACTCTGCTAGAGACTAGCTTCAAGGAGCTGCCGGGGCTCATCACAGTTGTTCTCAATGCATCTATCGCCATGGGCCGTATCGAGGAGTTCATGAGCGAGCCGGACAAGGATGGCGTGTTCTCGGACCACCTCACAAACGATATCAAGTTCACAAAGGCAACATTTGCATGGCCTGGATACGAGCAACCCGTGCTTAGAAATCTCGACATCAGCTTCCCGCAGGGCCTTACGGTCATATTTGGCAAAGTCGGCTCTGGCAAGACCGCATTACTGCAGGCGATTCTCGGAGAACTCGACCGGCAAATAGGCGATGTGGTCATCCCAACTGAGCCCATTGGGTACTGCGCTCAAAGCCCTTGGCTCCAACACATGAGCATCCGCGACAACATCCTTTTTTCAGCACCCTTTGACTCCGTGAGATATACCCAGACTCTTGATGCGTGTGCCCTGCTTCCCGACTTGGCCACATTCAAACACGGAGACCTGTCCGACATGGGCGAGAACGGTATCGGTCTGTCGGGCGGACAAAGGGCGCGAGTTGCATTGGCCCGTGCTGTGTACAGCCGGTCTCGCGTGCTGTTGCTGGACGACCCTCTCGCTGCTCTGGACCATAACACGGCTGAATCCATCGTTAAGAAGCTCCTACAAGGCCCGCTGGTGGAAGGCCGGACCGTGGTGCTTGTCACTCACAGAGTAGACTTGTGTCTTCATCTCGCTGGCCAGATGGTCGAAGTGGTCGACGGCACCGCTCGTGTCTTGAACTCGGAGGAGGCATCGGCAGAAGTCGCCAAGTTTCTCCTGGAAGACGAGGATCCAGCTGCTCACCAGGACGAGCATGAGCACACCCTCGACGAAACTCAGCAAGACGCCGCCATACCGTCTAAGTTCATCGAAGAGGAGCACCGCGCCCACGGCGGCGTCATGTTGTCGGTTTACTGGACCTATATCAAGGCTGGCAAGCTCAAGTGGTGGGCTGTGTTGGTGTTGGTCTTTGCATTGTTCAGACTGGGCAGTCTCCTCAACTACTGGTTCCTCAAAGCTTGGGGTGAAGCGTACAAGCACGAGATATCGACAAAGGGAGCGTCCGCCGGCATTGACTTCTCCAAGCTTTTTGCTGGGCTTCCGGATCCAGACACCGATCTGAGGCCCTGGCTGTGGGTGTATCTCGGAATCGCAGTCACTCAGGCTGTGATTTACACGTTGTCTGAAGGACTGACCTTACTCATGATCATTACCGCGGCAAGGGATCTCTTCAAGAGGGTCATCAACAAAGTCGGCCGTGCAACTTTCCGCTTCTACGACGTTACTCCAGTGGGGCGCTTGATGAACCGCCTCGTCTCTGACATTGGAATGATCGACGGCGGCATCATGAGACCGCTACGCGAAGTTGCTGTTCAGTCCATCACTTGGTTCTCAAGCATGGTCGTCATCGCCTCCGTCACACCACTTTTCCTCCTCTTCTCGGTTGGTATGACGCTCTGGTTCGTCTACATCTTTATGCGATTCCTGCCCACTTCTCAGAGTCTACGAAGGCTCGAAATGGTCTCCCTCAGCCCTCTCATGTCTAATTTTGGTATCTTGCTCGACGGGCTGGCAACCATCCGCGCCTTCAAGGCCCAGCACCACTTCCAGAACATGAACATTGTCGTCACGGATGCCTTCCAGAAGATGGATCACTTCTACTGGAGTCTTCAAGCCTGGCTCATGTACAGATTCGATGCCCTCTCCGCCATCTGTACCTTTGCTCTCACTCTGCTTGCGCTGTACAAGGGCCTCTCGCCCGGTTTGACCGCCTTCGTCTTGACGACTGCGTCCGCATTTGTCGAGGCAACACATAACCTCTGCAAGCAATACGGCACCCTGCAGATGGACTTTGTCTCAGTCGAGCGCGTGATTGAGCTCCTGGACATTCCCGAAGAGCCTTGCGGCGAACTGACGCCGCCCACGAGCTGGCCTCACCACTCGGACGACGTCATCTTTGATAACGTCACTTTGAGGTACGCATCTCACCTGGACCCTTCGATCTCGGAAGCCTCCTTCACTATCCCTGGGGGCTCCACTTGCGCGGTGCTCGGCAGGACGGGGTCTGGTAAGTCCACCCTGGCCCTCGCCCTCCTCGCGACCATTCACCCTTCCGAAGGCGCCATCCGCGTTGGAAACTACAAGCTGTCAGACGTAGACGTTCATGTGTGGCGGCAACGCGTCAGCTTCGTCGCGCAAGATCCTGTGCTCTTCCCCGGCACGCTGCGGGACAACCTCGACCCGCTACACCAGTACACCGATACCGAGTGCGTGGTCGTCCTCCACCGGGTCCTCGGCGCCGGGTGGGACCTGTACTCCCACGTCGAGGGCGGCGGGAAGAACCTGAGCCAGGGACAGCGGCAGCTCATCGGGATCGGCCGGGCCGTCCTCCGGAGGAGTCCTATTGTGGTGTTGGACGAGGCTACCGCGTCGATTGATAAGGAGACGGCGGCTAGGGTGCAGGAGGTGCTGAGGAATGAGTTGACTACGAGCACCGTCATTACGATTGCGCATCGGCTTGAGGCTGTTCAGGATGCAAACTACTTTATCCGCTTGGACAAGGGGAAGATTGTTGAGCATGGACCGGCGCAGGGGATTCATCAGTAA